In one Neobacillus sp. CF12 genomic region, the following are encoded:
- a CDS encoding Lrp/AsnC family transcriptional regulator encodes MRLSGEELEVLSILEESHRVSVEDIALMVSSSVENVTAIIKKLEDEKVIVSYPALIDWSKVAGKENIVAMIDVKVTPKRGVGFDEVAERIYRFPEVTSLYLMSGAYDLSITIEGKTMSEIARFVSEKLSTIDNVISTTTHFMLKKYKHDGVIFGDNNEKDRRMVVSP; translated from the coding sequence ATGAGGTTGTCTGGTGAGGAGTTAGAGGTTCTTTCGATTTTGGAGGAGAGCCATAGGGTTTCGGTGGAGGATATTGCTTTGATGGTTAGTTCGAGTGTGGAGAATGTTACGGCTATCATTAAGAAGCTAGAGGATGAGAAGGTCATTGTTAGTTATCCGGCTTTGATTGACTGGAGTAAGGTGGCTGGTAAGGAAAATATTGTGGCGATGATTGATGTAAAAGTGACACCGAAACGCGGGGTTGGTTTCGATGAAGTGGCGGAAAGAATTTACCGCTTTCCTGAGGTTACCTCACTTTATCTCATGTCTGGAGCCTATGATTTATCGATTACCATTGAAGGAAAAACAATGAGTGAGATCGCTAGATTTGTGTCGGAAAAGCTATCAACCATTGATAATGTAATCTCTACGACCACTCATTTCATGTTAAAAAAATACAAACATGATGGTGTCATCTTTGGCGATAACAATGAAAAAGACCGTAGAATGGTGGTTTCACCATGA
- a CDS encoding NUDIX hydrolase, which translates to MEWKINNVQKDTIDRFEIVQEDVTLPNHTDMHFSYVNFSKGVCILPITEDGKVICIRQYRHAVKDWQWELPAGAIDSDDIEPLSAAKRELEEETGYQANHWIDLGSVYPSPGSTSEQIFLFAATDLIKKEQQLEATEQIDIHTIEMDKLNQLINNGEFRHGAGLAAILRYLVKKQQ; encoded by the coding sequence GTGGAATGGAAAATTAATAACGTTCAAAAAGACACAATAGACCGATTTGAAATTGTGCAGGAAGACGTCACCCTGCCAAATCATACAGATATGCATTTCTCTTATGTGAATTTCTCAAAAGGAGTGTGTATACTGCCAATAACGGAGGATGGAAAGGTCATTTGTATTCGGCAATATCGCCATGCTGTCAAAGACTGGCAATGGGAATTGCCTGCTGGCGCCATTGATTCAGACGATATCGAACCCCTTTCTGCAGCAAAAAGAGAGCTAGAGGAAGAAACAGGCTACCAGGCAAATCACTGGATAGATTTAGGCAGTGTTTACCCCTCACCTGGATCCACGAGTGAACAGATATTTCTTTTTGCCGCTACCGACCTGATAAAGAAGGAGCAACAATTAGAAGCAACAGAACAAATAGACATACATACCATCGAAATGGACAAATTAAATCAGTTAATTAATAATGGGGAATTCAGACACGGAGCAGGGCTCGCAGCTATCCTTCGTTACCTAGTAAAAAAACAACAGTAA
- a CDS encoding VanZ family protein, translating into MRSLFIFIWCSAILILTSTASFHDLIHFGVVSFQWDSSPSYSAFFSPFPAGISRDLMVQKLGHVVVFLVLTVLLLTKFRSNLLILFMAASFAALTEVLQLHFTRGGRLFDIGFDLTGILIAIGIARFFRIKQKRQLDLGN; encoded by the coding sequence ATGAGGAGTTTGTTTATTTTTATTTGGTGCAGCGCTATTTTGATTTTAACTAGTACTGCCAGCTTTCATGATTTGATTCATTTTGGGGTCGTGAGCTTTCAATGGGATTCCTCCCCATCTTATTCTGCGTTCTTTTCACCGTTTCCCGCTGGCATTTCCAGAGATTTAATGGTTCAAAAGCTTGGACATGTAGTCGTTTTTCTTGTTCTAACTGTTCTGTTGTTGACAAAATTCAGGTCAAACTTACTCATCCTATTTATGGCCGCCTCTTTTGCCGCCCTTACTGAAGTTCTACAATTACATTTCACCCGTGGTGGAAGGCTTTTTGATATTGGCTTTGATTTAACAGGGATTTTGATTGCAATAGGGATAGCTAGGTTCTTTAGGATAAAACAAAAAAGACAACTCGATTTAGGAAATTAA
- a CDS encoding GNAT family N-acetyltransferase: MRVAAIENVRVHDFVVYCKKHRKLVDDSYLYDFELRDFEVSEENPTFVILNQQDEIVGAASLVMDDYHKRGRRARFRIFHCEVDDLQLYEQLLQAVLKQTADLDKVFLFIPVVNNKLIEIIQGLNFSLERYAFLLMREDSDVPEANLAEGYEMKAFQRGQDEENWAKVRNAAFATLKGSETPITTDGVTKLLHDEDYLEGGMMLLFHQGKPVGVIRGADDEYENAPIMNIGPVAVIPEYQGRGLGRILLRTALKFAKEKGYNRTILSVNGENERAQALYLQEGFKQVEAVVCYEYFL; this comes from the coding sequence ATGAGGGTGGCAGCTATAGAGAATGTAAGAGTTCATGACTTTGTGGTGTATTGTAAGAAGCATCGGAAGCTGGTTGATGATTCTTACTTGTATGATTTTGAATTAAGAGACTTTGAGGTTAGTGAAGAGAATCCAACTTTTGTCATCCTAAATCAGCAGGATGAAATTGTTGGTGCTGCTTCGTTGGTGATGGATGATTACCATAAACGAGGGAGAAGAGCGCGTTTTCGGATTTTTCACTGTGAAGTTGATGATCTCCAACTCTATGAACAGCTGCTGCAGGCAGTTTTAAAACAGACAGCAGACCTTGATAAGGTGTTTTTATTTATTCCTGTTGTAAATAATAAATTGATAGAAATCATCCAAGGTTTAAATTTCTCTTTGGAAAGGTACGCCTTTCTCCTTATGAGAGAGGATTCGGACGTCCCTGAAGCTAATCTTGCAGAAGGATATGAGATGAAGGCCTTTCAAAGAGGACAAGATGAAGAAAATTGGGCTAAGGTTCGAAATGCAGCTTTTGCTACTTTAAAAGGCAGCGAAACGCCTATTACTACCGATGGAGTGACAAAGCTGCTTCATGATGAGGATTACCTTGAAGGAGGTATGATGCTTCTTTTCCATCAGGGAAAGCCTGTAGGAGTAATTAGAGGAGCAGATGATGAATATGAAAATGCTCCAATCATGAATATCGGACCGGTCGCGGTGATTCCTGAGTACCAGGGACGCGGATTAGGCAGAATTTTGCTTAGGACTGCCTTAAAGTTTGCTAAGGAAAAGGGCTATAATCGAACCATCCTCAGTGTAAATGGGGAGAATGAGCGGGCACAGGCACTTTATCTTCAAGAGGGCTTTAAACAGGTAGAGGCCGTTGTTTGTTACGAATATTTTTTATAA
- a CDS encoding efflux RND transporter permease subunit, which translates to MGISAFSIKRPVFTLVTMFLVLILGGVSLMKIPMKLIPEISPPVGVVVTTYPGASPEEVVEKVTKPLEENLATLPGIKTLTSSSQEGATFIIMQFSWTTDIDEIQNEVIQRLDMTPLSEDVGKPRFLKFDPSMFPIIQLSLRSDKDEESLRELAEQLKLELTKVVGVASVNLSGTSIKEIRVELNQEKLKNYHLSHSDVVDIIKANHISLPGDTILTEGKELTTRIISRIDSIPTLESLTIGVNPMTGAQIKLKDVSTVELTKADDRTITRTNQAPSVLLSVLQQSNSNTAAVSKEFIQQLDKLLEKEKYKGVQSEILFDQGEYIQMAIKNISTSLLVGGALAMAVLFLFLKNIKSPLIIGIAIPYSVIVTFVLMYFADFTLNIMTLGGLALGIGMLVDNSIVVIENIYRHLSMGKAPKVAALEGTKEVGAAITASTLTTVSVFLPVVFISGLIGELFTEFALTISFSLFASLVVALTVVPMLASRLLLVPEKTLYNRRQKNSWLKRIEKSVHWSLQHRKAVLLITLSLLVIGIFGLTTVGTQFLPSTDEGFFSVKIELENGAALIETEKVMTALEKKLENKHDVDTYVSLIGTTQEGTFRGARNANVGELYIKMKDLNQRKQTTFRFVDKIKDELEEAAREANDTAKLSFILQSSTGSNPHTLNFSVRDSSKARLTDSVDKIYNRVKNLKDVNELTTDLMEKVDEIQVTVNREAALRHGLLPAQIAMIVNDVTRGMKATQMVTEKGDIYSVFVEYDREITSNLEQLKGLLIKKPDGSYVRLKEVTTIDTKNGPVDIHRINQQGAVQFTLKYKSTTNLGAISKKVEKEIASLNLPEEAVIVFSGEKELLDSSIDEMILALILAILFIYLVMAAQFESLKYPFVIMFSVPLMVIGVALALAGSRTPIGLTVIIGVIVLAGVVVNNAIVIVDFINQKKESGMGTHEAIVESVRDRARPIFMTALTTILGLVPLALGIGEGTEINQPMGITVIGGMISSTLLTLIVVPVIYSYFDGQGTARSGKTL; encoded by the coding sequence TTGGGGATTAGTGCGTTTTCGATTAAGCGCCCTGTTTTTACTCTTGTTACGATGTTTCTTGTTTTGATTTTGGGCGGAGTTTCGCTAATGAAGATTCCAATGAAACTGATTCCTGAGATTAGTCCGCCGGTTGGAGTCGTTGTCACTACTTATCCGGGTGCTAGTCCGGAAGAGGTAGTCGAAAAGGTAACGAAACCATTAGAGGAGAATCTTGCCACACTGCCTGGCATAAAAACGTTAACTTCCTCATCACAGGAAGGTGCAACATTCATTATCATGCAATTTTCGTGGACTACGGATATTGATGAAATTCAGAATGAGGTTATTCAAAGGCTCGATATGACACCACTTTCTGAGGATGTAGGCAAACCTCGTTTTTTGAAATTTGATCCTTCTATGTTTCCAATTATTCAGCTTTCACTTCGTTCAGACAAGGATGAGGAGTCATTAAGAGAGCTCGCAGAACAATTAAAACTGGAACTAACCAAGGTAGTCGGAGTGGCGAGTGTTAATCTTTCAGGGACCTCGATAAAAGAGATACGAGTAGAGTTAAATCAAGAAAAGTTGAAGAATTATCACCTTAGCCATTCAGATGTCGTTGATATCATTAAAGCCAATCATATCTCTTTACCAGGTGACACGATTTTAACCGAGGGAAAAGAGCTTACTACTAGGATTATCAGCAGAATTGATTCAATTCCTACCCTTGAGAGTTTAACAATCGGTGTCAATCCCATGACTGGTGCACAAATCAAACTGAAAGACGTCAGTACCGTTGAACTTACCAAGGCAGATGACAGGACAATCACGCGAACAAATCAAGCACCTTCAGTTCTGTTAAGTGTACTGCAGCAATCGAATTCAAATACGGCTGCCGTGTCAAAGGAATTTATTCAACAACTGGACAAGCTTCTTGAAAAAGAAAAATATAAAGGTGTCCAATCGGAGATTCTCTTTGACCAAGGGGAGTACATCCAGATGGCCATCAAGAATATTTCAACTTCGCTGCTGGTTGGCGGGGCATTAGCGATGGCTGTGCTGTTTTTATTTTTAAAAAATATAAAAAGTCCGCTTATCATCGGAATCGCGATTCCGTATTCTGTGATCGTTACGTTTGTTTTGATGTATTTTGCTGATTTCACTTTAAATATCATGACCCTAGGAGGACTTGCGCTTGGCATAGGGATGCTTGTTGATAACTCAATTGTGGTGATTGAAAATATTTACCGTCATCTTTCAATGGGGAAAGCCCCAAAGGTTGCTGCGCTAGAAGGTACGAAAGAAGTAGGAGCAGCGATTACGGCGTCGACGTTAACAACCGTGTCTGTATTTCTACCAGTGGTATTTATTTCAGGGTTAATTGGCGAGCTTTTTACTGAATTTGCCCTTACCATCTCGTTTAGTTTATTTGCTTCCCTAGTGGTTGCTTTGACAGTGGTGCCGATGTTGGCAAGCCGATTATTACTCGTCCCAGAAAAGACTCTATATAACAGAAGGCAGAAGAATAGCTGGTTAAAAAGAATTGAGAAATCTGTTCACTGGAGTTTGCAGCACAGAAAAGCCGTTTTACTGATCACTTTATCCTTGCTTGTCATTGGAATATTTGGCTTAACAACAGTGGGAACACAGTTTTTGCCCAGTACGGATGAAGGTTTTTTTAGTGTGAAAATTGAACTTGAAAACGGAGCAGCTCTAATTGAAACAGAAAAAGTCATGACCGCTCTAGAAAAGAAATTAGAGAATAAACATGATGTCGACACGTATGTTAGTTTAATTGGTACAACCCAAGAAGGTACCTTCAGGGGAGCAAGAAATGCAAATGTAGGTGAACTTTATATTAAAATGAAGGATTTGAATCAGCGTAAGCAGACTACCTTTAGGTTTGTCGATAAGATAAAAGATGAGTTGGAGGAGGCAGCACGTGAAGCAAACGATACCGCGAAGCTTTCTTTTATTTTGCAGTCCTCAACTGGGTCCAATCCACATACACTTAACTTTAGTGTTAGAGACTCTAGTAAAGCACGCCTAACAGATTCGGTAGATAAAATCTACAATCGAGTAAAGAACCTAAAAGATGTGAATGAATTAACAACGGATCTGATGGAAAAGGTAGACGAAATTCAAGTGACCGTTAATCGCGAGGCGGCACTAAGACATGGACTGCTTCCTGCTCAGATTGCCATGATTGTAAATGATGTGACTCGTGGCATGAAGGCTACACAAATGGTTACGGAAAAAGGTGATATCTATAGTGTATTTGTTGAATATGACCGAGAAATTACAAGTAATCTTGAACAGCTTAAAGGTTTATTAATTAAGAAACCAGATGGCAGTTATGTAAGGCTCAAAGAGGTAACCACAATTGATACAAAAAATGGTCCGGTCGATATTCATAGAATTAATCAGCAGGGTGCAGTGCAATTTACGCTGAAATATAAATCAACAACCAATTTAGGGGCGATCTCAAAAAAGGTCGAGAAGGAAATTGCTTCCCTCAACCTCCCGGAGGAAGCGGTGATTGTGTTTAGTGGTGAGAAAGAATTGCTTGATTCCTCCATCGATGAAATGATCCTCGCGCTGATTCTTGCCATCCTATTTATCTATTTGGTGATGGCGGCGCAATTTGAATCACTAAAATACCCGTTTGTGATTATGTTTAGCGTTCCTCTGATGGTGATTGGGGTGGCGCTTGCTTTGGCGGGGTCGAGGACTCCGATTGGCCTCACTGTTATTATTGGGGTCATTGTCCTAGCGGGGGTTGTCGTGAATAACGCCATTGTCATAGTTGACTTTATCAATCAGAAAAAGGAGAGCGGAATGGGCACTCATGAGGCAATTGTGGAGTCGGTAAGAGATCGGGCAAGACCGATTTTTATGACTGCCCTTACCACCATTCTTGGACTAGTTCCGCTTGCACTCGGGATTGGCGAAGGAACTGAAATCAATCAGCCAATGGGAATAACGGTCATCGGAGGAATGATTAGCAGTACGTTACTGACTTTGATTGTTGTCCCTGTTATTTATAGTTATTTTGATGGTCAAGGCACTGCCCGCTCCGGTAAAACTTTATAG
- a CDS encoding DUF5658 family protein → MGAVVLLFHYLSLLNIFDAFITYFGLENSFIQEMNPLMSKIYEASPVLFLITKLAFSLCLYLFILFKKVPSSSLTKGLTVFATSFYTVIFFLHCWWIVVLI, encoded by the coding sequence ATGGGTGCAGTGGTGTTACTCTTTCATTATTTATCGCTATTAAATATTTTTGATGCCTTTATTACTTACTTTGGTCTGGAAAACTCATTCATACAGGAAATGAACCCATTAATGAGTAAAATATATGAAGCTAGTCCCGTATTGTTCCTGATTACCAAACTGGCATTTTCGCTATGCCTTTACCTTTTTATTCTTTTTAAAAAAGTACCAAGTTCCTCTCTCACAAAGGGATTGACGGTCTTTGCTACAAGCTTTTATACCGTAATATTTTTTCTCCACTGCTGGTGGATTGTTGTCCTTATTTAA
- a CDS encoding DUF6241 domain-containing protein — protein MKKFGIAGSIFGILACIVGVYFYLGNDSGQKMTLKKNDPVTTKEAQTIIEKGFAAPVSSKVTEKYETMGEGELIQEVHNMTHQKVKADKKWGASEITADKVQLLYEVIRNKEFKNSNNKQMLLEILEPWTNQDFSKSVSAHNKIWSYQKGNIGKATRLLTPEEELKYIEEEFR, from the coding sequence ATGAAGAAGTTTGGGATTGCGGGTTCTATCTTTGGGATTCTGGCTTGTATCGTGGGAGTCTACTTTTATTTAGGTAATGATAGTGGGCAAAAAATGACTTTAAAGAAAAATGATCCTGTAACGACAAAAGAGGCACAAACAATCATCGAAAAAGGATTTGCGGCCCCAGTATCAAGCAAAGTTACCGAAAAATATGAAACAATGGGTGAAGGGGAACTAATCCAAGAAGTTCACAATATGACCCATCAAAAGGTAAAGGCCGATAAAAAATGGGGTGCCTCAGAAATCACCGCCGATAAGGTCCAGTTGTTATATGAAGTGATAAGAAACAAAGAATTTAAAAACAGCAATAACAAACAAATGCTGCTAGAAATACTAGAACCATGGACAAATCAAGACTTCAGCAAGTCAGTAAGCGCTCACAACAAAATTTGGTCCTACCAAAAAGGCAACATCGGCAAAGCAACCCGACTCCTCACCCCTGAGGAAGAACTAAAATACATAGAAGAAGAATTCCGATAG